In Cucurbita pepo subsp. pepo cultivar mu-cu-16 chromosome LG04, ASM280686v2, whole genome shotgun sequence, the following are encoded in one genomic region:
- the LOC111792865 gene encoding sugar transporter ERD6-like 5 isoform X2: MGLQSEEKGDSYPLIEPRSHGMHGGATFAIIVTTLVAVSGSYVFGTAIGYSSPAQSGIMTDLALTVSEYSVFGSILTIGAMIGAIVSGKLADYIGRRGTMGFAEIFCLSGWIFIAFSEVAWWLDIGRMLVGFGMGVISYVVPVFIAEITPKELRGAFTTVHQLMICLGISLTWLIGAFLNWRTLALIGAIPCVIQLLGLPFIPESPRWLAKNDRALDCEAALQRLRGNSKDISAEVLEIQEYTELLKQLPETSVLELFKRQYTRSIIAGVGLMALQQFGGVNGIKFYVKSLFTTAGLSGNIGTISLAVIQF, translated from the exons ATGGGCCTACAGAGCGAGGAGAAAGGCGATTCGTATCCTCTAATCGAGCCCCGGAGTCATGGCATGCATGGCGGCGCTACCTTCGCCATCATTGTCACCACTCTGGTTGCTGTATCTGGCTCATACGTTTTCGGGACAGCG ATTGGATATTCATCACCTGCTCAGTCTGGGATCATGACTGACCTGGCTCTTACTGTATCAGAG TATTCAGTGTTTGGCTCAATATTGACCATTGGAGCAATGATTGGAGCTATTGTGAGCGGAAAACTGGCAGATTATATTGGTAGAAGAGGT ACAATGGGCTTTGCAGAGATCTTTTGCCTCTCGGGATGGATTTTTATAGCATTCTCTGAG GTTGCTTGGTGGTTGGATATAGGGCGAATGCTCGTAGGATTCGGAATGGGAGTTATCTCTTATGTG GTTCCTGTGTTTATAGCAGAAATAACGCCAAAGGAACTTCGAGGAGCATTTACAACAGTTCATCAG TTGATGATATGTTTGGGTATTTCACTCACATGGCTGATTGGAGCTTTCCTCAACTGGAGGACTCTTGCCCTAATTG GAGCAATTCCTTGTGTAATACAACTTTTAGGGCTTCCCTTCATTCCAGAGTCTCCTAGATGGTTG GCAAAGAACGATCGAGCATTAGATTGTGAAGCTGCTCTCCAACGTCTTCGGGGGAACAGTAAAGATATTTCTGCAGAAGTGTTAGAGATTCAA GAGTATACAGAATTGCTTAAACAGCTCCCtgaaacaagtgttcttgagTTATTCAAAAGGCAATATACACGTTCTATCATT GCAGGAGTCGGCCTTATGGCACTCCAACAATTTGGAGGCGTTAACGGCATTAAATTCTATGTAAAATCTTTGTTCACAACAGCTG GGCTTTCTGGGAATATTGGGACTATATCATTGGCTGTTATTCAG TTTTGA
- the LOC111792865 gene encoding sugar transporter ERD6-like 5 isoform X1 codes for MGLQSEEKGDSYPLIEPRSHGMHGGATFAIIVTTLVAVSGSYVFGTAIGYSSPAQSGIMTDLALTVSEYSVFGSILTIGAMIGAIVSGKLADYIGRRGTMGFAEIFCLSGWIFIAFSEVAWWLDIGRMLVGFGMGVISYVVPVFIAEITPKELRGAFTTVHQLMICLGISLTWLIGAFLNWRTLALIGAIPCVIQLLGLPFIPESPRWLAKNDRALDCEAALQRLRGNSKDISAEVLEIQEYTELLKQLPETSVLELFKRQYTRSIIAGVGLMALQQFGGVNGIKFYVKSLFTTAGLSGNIGTISLAVIQILMTSVGVVLMDISGRRPLLMISAAGTSLGCLCVGLSFLFKDLQLWQSHSPLLAFVGVLTFEGSFSLGMGAIPWVIMSEIFPINVKGLAGSLVTLVSWVGSWIVSYSFNFLLNWSSAGIFFIFSTICGFTVLFVAKFVPETKGKTLEEIQAAMNPLSTKT; via the exons ATGGGCCTACAGAGCGAGGAGAAAGGCGATTCGTATCCTCTAATCGAGCCCCGGAGTCATGGCATGCATGGCGGCGCTACCTTCGCCATCATTGTCACCACTCTGGTTGCTGTATCTGGCTCATACGTTTTCGGGACAGCG ATTGGATATTCATCACCTGCTCAGTCTGGGATCATGACTGACCTGGCTCTTACTGTATCAGAG TATTCAGTGTTTGGCTCAATATTGACCATTGGAGCAATGATTGGAGCTATTGTGAGCGGAAAACTGGCAGATTATATTGGTAGAAGAGGT ACAATGGGCTTTGCAGAGATCTTTTGCCTCTCGGGATGGATTTTTATAGCATTCTCTGAG GTTGCTTGGTGGTTGGATATAGGGCGAATGCTCGTAGGATTCGGAATGGGAGTTATCTCTTATGTG GTTCCTGTGTTTATAGCAGAAATAACGCCAAAGGAACTTCGAGGAGCATTTACAACAGTTCATCAG TTGATGATATGTTTGGGTATTTCACTCACATGGCTGATTGGAGCTTTCCTCAACTGGAGGACTCTTGCCCTAATTG GAGCAATTCCTTGTGTAATACAACTTTTAGGGCTTCCCTTCATTCCAGAGTCTCCTAGATGGTTG GCAAAGAACGATCGAGCATTAGATTGTGAAGCTGCTCTCCAACGTCTTCGGGGGAACAGTAAAGATATTTCTGCAGAAGTGTTAGAGATTCAA GAGTATACAGAATTGCTTAAACAGCTCCCtgaaacaagtgttcttgagTTATTCAAAAGGCAATATACACGTTCTATCATT GCAGGAGTCGGCCTTATGGCACTCCAACAATTTGGAGGCGTTAACGGCATTAAATTCTATGTAAAATCTTTGTTCACAACAGCTG GGCTTTCTGGGAATATTGGGACTATATCATTGGCTGTTATTCAG ATACTAATGACTTCTGTTGGTGTAGTTTTGATGGATATATCAGGACGCCGACCACTTTTGATG ATTTCTGCAGCTGGAACTAGCTTGGGTTGTTTGTGTGTGGGATTATCGTTCCTCTTTAAG GATCTCCAACTATGGCAATCTCACTCTCCCTTGTTGGCTTTTGTCGGTGTACTG ACGTTCGAGGGATCTTTCTCGTTGGGCATGGGAGCAATTCCATGGGTGATAATGTCAGAG ATATTTCCTATAAACGTGAAGGGATTGGCAGGCAGCTTGGTTACATTAGTGAGTTGGGTAGGTTCTTGGATCGTCTCATACagtttcaactttcttttaaaCTGGAGCTCTGCAG GTATCTTCTTCATATTCTCAACCATATGTGGGTTCACTGTTTTGTTTGTTGCCAAGTTTGTGCCTGAAACAAAGGGCAAAACTTTGGAAGAAATTCAAGCTGCCATGAACCCTCTCTCTACCAAAACTTGA
- the LOC111792854 gene encoding autophagy-related protein 18h-like translates to MKSYAKVNSSNSSTTNKSANGFLPNSLKFISSCIKTASSGVRSASATVAASISGDAHDHKDQVLWAGFDRLELSPSFYKHVLLVGYTNGFQVLDVEDAPNVSELVSRRDDPATFLQMQPLPAESAAGQEGFGASHPILLVVACDETQSSGLMQSGRNGLVRDGYPNGHSENITLSPTAVRFYSLKSRSYVHVLRFRSTVYMIRCSPKIVAVGLASQIYCFDALTLESKFSVLTYPVPQLGGQGPTGVNIGYGPMAVGPRWLAYASNNPLQSNTGRLSPQSPTPPGVSPSTSPSSGSLMARYAMESSKHLAAGLINLGDKGYKTLSKYYQEFVPDGSNSPLSSNSSRKVGRLALHSTETDADGMVVVKDFVSKAVVSQFKAHSSPISALCFDPSGTLLVTASTHGSNINIFRIMPSRLQNGSGTHSYDWSSSHVHLYKLHRGMTSAVIQDICFSHYSQWIAIVSSRGTCHIFALSPFGGETVLQMHNSLVDGPNPLPASCVPWWSTSSFITNQQSFSPSPPPTVTLSVVSRIKNCNSGWLNTVSMSAVSASGKVSIPSGAVSAVFHRCTPQNLQSPQLSSNTLEHLLVFTPSGHVIQHKLLPPMGGECGETISRSPNASMQMKDEELRVKVEPIQWWDVCRRAAWPEREECISSITLRRKGTAEAVEDTSYKHEHLEAQESEKPRDCSLLYLSNSEVQINSGRIPIWQKSQVHFYTMSFPGSNEPSSIKDHMNGEIEIEKILTNEVEIKRKDLLPVFDHFRGVQSDWHGRSHAGAKSSNPSLDSHSAGRKYSEGDIISDVSYAPIAKSVGDIKMEEKDGSVLSSPVMKEKSFQEWASVSSKQSSTGLSPVEGSDFTNSPSTVTSCSLSTDRTILRAVQSSKCGVASEGSNTSSNRSDLSMNILDEGPMGDSFDYEPFFQEEYCKAMGRSNCRDPPALTDDIDSSGSPRYREKWEEDGDTDDMLGGIFAFSEEG, encoded by the exons ATGAAGAGCTACGCTAAGGTTAATAGCAGCAACAGTAGCACCACTAACAAGAGTGCCAACGGCTTTCTTCCCAattcattgaaatttatttcGTCCTGTATTAAAACTGCTTCTTCCGGTGTCCGCTCAGCCAGTGCTACCGTTGCTGCCTCCATCTCCGGCGATGCTCACGATCACAAGGATCAG GTATTATGGGCTGGATTCGACAGACTTGAGCTCAGTCCATCCTTCTACAAACATGTGCTTTTAGTTGGTTATACAAATGGCTTTCAAGTTCTTGACGTTGAAGATGCTCCCAATGTCAGCGAACTGGTTTCAAGACGGGATGATCCAGCCACATTCTTGCAGATGCAGCCTCTTCCGGCTGAGTCTGCTGCTGGTCAGGAAGGCTTTGGAGCATCACACCCAATTCTTTTGGTTGTCGCATGTGATGAGACCCAGAGTTCAGGTCTGATGCAAAGTGGCAGAAATGGGTTGGTGAGAGATGGATATCCTAATGGTCATTCAGAGAACATTACCCTCTCCCCTACGGCTGTTAGGTTTTACTCATTAAAATCTCGCAGTTATGTTCATGTTCTGAGATTTCGCTCAACTGTGTACATGATTAGATGCAGCCCCAAAATTGTGGCTGTTGGTCTTGCATCACAA ATTTATTGCTTTGATGCTCTCACCCTTGAGAGTAAATTTAGTGTTCTCACTTATCCAGTTCCTCAATTGGGTGGCCAAGGACCAACTGGGGTTAATATTGGCTATGGACCTATGGCTGTGGGTCCTAGATGGTTAGCTTATGCTTCCAACAATCCTTTGCAGTCCAATACTGGCCGTTTAAGCCCACAAAGTCCTACACCTCCTGGTGTAAGCCCATCAACATCACCTAGCAGTGGAAGTTTGATGGCCCGATATGCCATGGAATCTAGTAAGCATTTGGCTGCTGGGCTAATTAATTTGGGTGACAAGGGTTATAAAACATTGTCTAAATACTATCAAGAGTTTGTACCTGATGGTTCCAATTCTCCACTATCATCAAATTCAAGTCGAAAAGTTGGCCGGCTGGCATTACATTCAACAGAAACGGATGCTGATGGAATG GTTGTTGTGAAAGATTTTGTCTCTAAAGCTGTTGTATCACAATTTAAGGCTCACTCAAGTCCAATTTCTGCACTTTGTTTCGATCCAAGCGGGACCCTTCTAGTTACTGCCTCAACCCATGGTAgcaatattaacatttttaggATTATGCCATCCCGCCTACAAAATGGATCTGGTACTCACAGCTATGATTGGAGTTCCTCTCATGTGCACCTGTATAAGCTTCATCGTGGCATGACATCAGCT GTaatacaagatatttgtttTAGTCACTATAGTCAATGGATAGCTATTGTCTCTTCCCGGGGAACTTGCCATATTTTTGCTCTTTCACCTTTTGGAGGTGAAACTGTTCTTCAAATGCACAATTCTTTAGTTGATGGGCCTAATCCTTTACCAGCTTCATGTGTCCCTTGGTGGTCAACTTCATCTTTTATCACAAACCAGCAATccttttctccttctcctcctcctacTGTCACTCTTTCTGTGGTTAGCAGAATTAAGAATTGTAATTCAGGTTGGCTTAATACTGTCAGTATGTCAGCTGTTTCGGCATCTGGAAAGGTTTCCATTCCATCAGGTGCTGTTTCTGCTGTTTTCCATCGTTGTACACCTCAGAATCTGCAATCTCCTCAATTAAGTTCGAATACTTTGGAACATCTATTGGTGTTTACACCTTCTGGCCATGTGATTCAACATAAACTGCTTCCACCAATGGGGGGAGAATGTGGTGAAACTATTTCGAGAAGCCCAAATGCTTCAATGCAGATGAAAGATGAGGAATTGCGAGTTAAAGTTGAACCTATTCAATGGTGGGATGTTTGCCGAAGAGCTGCTTGGCCAGAGAGAGAGGAATGCATATCTTCTATTACTCTCAGGAGAAAAGGAACTGCAGAAGCTGTTGAGGATACATCCTATAAACATGAGCATCTTGAAGCCCAAGAGTCAGAAAAGCCACGTGACTGTTCTCTCTTATACCTATCCAATTCTGAGGTGCAGATAAACTCTGGGAGGATACCTATCTGGCAGAAATCCCAG GTACATttctatacaatgagttttcCTGGGTCTAATGAGCCAAGTAGCATAAAAGATCACATGAATGGGGAGATTGAGATAGAGAAAATACTTACTAATGAGGTGGAAATTAAGCGGAAGGATTTGCTTCCAGTTTTCGACCATTTTCGTGGGGTACAGTCTGATTGGCATGGAAG GAGCCATGCTGGAGCAAAAAGCTCTAACCCAAGTTTAGATTCTCATAGCGCTGGAAGGAAGTATTCAGAAGGTGATATCATTTCAG ATGTGTCTTATGCACCCATTGCTAAGTCTGTGGGTGACATTAAGATGGAAGAGAAGGATGGATCGGTTTTGTCCTCGCCAGTTATGAAAGAGAAGTCTTTCCAAGAATGGGCTTCGGTTTCTTCTAAACAATCTAGCACTGGACTTTCCCCAGTTGAAGGCAGTGATTTTACTAACAGCCCGTCAACGGTAACAAGTTGCTCACTCTCCACCGATAGAACTATTTTAAGAGCGGTTCAGTCGTCCAAATGTGGAGTGGCCAGTGAGGGCTCTAATACAAGTTCCAACCGTTCTGACTTGAGTATGAATATTCTTGATGAGGGACCAATGGGTGACTCATTTGATTATGAACCATTCTTTCAAGAAGAATATTGTAAAGCGATGGGTCGTAGTAACTGCCGTGACCCACCAGCTTTAACCGACGACATAGACAGTAGTGGTAGTCCTCGTTACAGGGAGAAATGGGAGGAAGATGGGGACACTGATGACATGCTTGGTGGCATATTTGCTTTCTCTGAGGAAG GGTAG